The nucleotide window AATCTTCACTTTCCTCGGCTATTTTATGTTTGGATTACCAGAAATAACGTTTTTAGGCCTCGGTTTTCTAGCCCTAATTGTCTTGAGTTTGGTTGGGTTGGCAGTTTGGTCTAGATATTGGGATGAACCGGTTGTTGAAGCCGGGGAGGGCCTGATAAATAAAGCTGTATCAGCACTTGGTTTTTTGAGGGAAGCTTCATATGAATCCAGTAAAATATTATCCAAAAAAGATTTCACCTTACTTTTCTCTATATCGATTTTTATATGGCTTTTGTATCCAGTTAAGGTATGGATAGTTGGTTATATGTTGGGATATGAAATCGGGTTCGTCTTTATAGTGGTTGTAACCTACGTAAGTTATCTGGTTAGCTTGCTTCCAATAACTCCAGGTGGTTTAGGTACTTTTGAAGGCAGTATGGCGGTTTTTTTCAGTATAAATGGATTTTCATTCGCTGAAGGCCTTGCTATAGCTCTGGTTTCACGGGTTGTAACATACTGGTTCCCACTATTAATTTCTTTTTTAGCTTCAATCTATTTATCACGGGGTAAAGAACTACCAGTTTATAGAAAAACCTGATAGAGTTGTATTTGATTTTTTTTAGGTTATAATAATAGTTATTTTATTCCGATATCTTTTTCATTAGCTTGTATCTATTTTTAGAGTTTTTAGATAGCCTTATTTTGTATTAAAACAAATATATGTTTGGAGGGGATGGTTTGTACCAAGAAGGACATATAGGTATCGCTTTATTATTTTATGGACCCGTAGCCTACATCTACCTAGAATTAGGGACACCATGGCTTGTTTTATTTTTCACAACCCTAACCGCCATCACCCTCGCAAACCTACCCGACATAGACCTAAAAACCCGTTTTCTAAGCCACCGCGGCTCCACCCACACAATCCTATTCGCATTAATCATTGGATTATTCACCGCATTCACATTCTTAGGCGTAATCTCCCTCTTCAAACCACTACCCACTGAAATAAGAATTGGAGCCTGGATACTTGGATTCCTAACCGGTTTCACCCCAATACTATCCCATATATTCGGCGACATGTTA belongs to Methanonatronarchaeum sp. AMET-Sl and includes:
- a CDS encoding metal-dependent hydrolase, with the translated sequence MYQEGHIGIALLFYGPVAYIYLELGTPWLVLFFTTLTAITLANLPDIDLKTRFLSHRGSTHTILFALIIGLFTAFTFLGVISLFKPLPTEIRIGAWILGFLTGFTPILSHIFGDMLTPMGVKPFWPISDKKITTKMFKARNRIANTSFLIIGVFIFTSIIWLHI
- a CDS encoding lysylphosphatidylglycerol synthase transmembrane domain-containing protein, whose protein sequence is MALGLDKNLNKKTVLWIFGISVLMGLTVWAGWTELIEALYKTDPLYMFFLLLLQFSTTLLVNYQWKYIIERAGNYIGFWKTYILLRAGYFVELVTPSSKLGGEAAKIILFRHNTEMGYTDSTAVMLAQKYISLIPFLAIASIFTFLGYFMFGLPEITFLGLGFLALIVLSLVGLAVWSRYWDEPVVEAGEGLINKAVSALGFLREASYESSKILSKKDFTLLFSISIFIWLLYPVKVWIVGYMLGYEIGFVFIVVVTYVSYLVSLLPITPGGLGTFEGSMAVFFSINGFSFAEGLAIALVSRVVTYWFPLLISFLASIYLSRGKELPVYRKT